Proteins encoded by one window of Nicotiana tabacum cultivar K326 chromosome 10, ASM71507v2, whole genome shotgun sequence:
- the LOC107791290 gene encoding protein SMAX1-LIKE 3-like — protein MRSGGCTVQQALTAEAASIVKQAVVLAKRRGHAQVTPLHVANTMLSSSAGLLRTACLQSHSHPLQCKALELCFNVALNRLPTSSSSSSSPMMLIHHHHHQHQHPSISNALVAAFKRAQAHQRRGSIENQQQPLLAVKIDLEQLIISILDDPSVSRVMREAGFSSTQVKINVEQAVSLELSSQNNPSPNINSKPKENNNNVFLSNASNKVIAPSFPVKDEDVMSVVENLINKRRKAIVIVGECLGSLEGVIKGVMEKVDKEIKLISVPLSTFANIQREEVEQRIGELTCLVKSLVNKGVVLYLGDLQWITDYRANNNNSSGQGNNFSYCFSVEHMIMELGKLVCNIGENGKLWLVGISTFQTYIRCRTGHNSLESIWGLHPITIPAGSLGLSLNSDSDTQLEVRSKTCENGSSGMIIDSENQEKQLLTCCADCSAKYEAEVLNLQNSASNIDSTLSSLPSWLKDERQRLNNSHHDQSCVSMKELCKKWNTICNSSHKKTKTFERSLTFPSTSPSSSMITSFSLDQQYTNLHHSHHLPFLDPKQTCREKGSTRLRIYIPESPDPRNVCSSNPNSTPNSSSSSDIMEMEYSPKFKEFNSENLNILSNALDEKVPWQKDIIREISGTILRCRSGMIKRKEKCSRNYEAKEETWLFFQGHDVQAKEEIARELAKVVFGSYSKFISLDLSIFSSTKTDSTNKEYFRNKRSRDEQSSSYIERFAQAVSSNPHRVFLVEDVEQVDYCSQRRMKKAIERGKITNSNGEEVSLSDAIIILSCESFSSRSRGVSPVKPKSTDGSDNEEAMEESGSSPCISLDLNISIDDHQSVEQSIDDVSLLESVDRCVIFRIQEL, from the exons ATGAGAAGTGGAGGTTGCACAGTGCAGCAAGCTCTAACAGCAGAGGCAGCCAGCATAGTAAAACAAGCCGTGGTGCTCGCTAAGCGTCGCGGCCATGCCCAAGTGACTCCTCTCCATGTAGCAAACACCATGCTCTCTTCTTCTGCTGGCTTACTTAGAACAGCATGTCTCCAGTCTCACTCTCATCCCCTCCAATGTAAAGCCCTTGAGCTTTGCTTCAACGTCGCCCTCAACCGCCTCCCTACatcgtcgtcttcttcttctagCCCCATGATGTtaattcatcatcatcatcatcaacatcaacATCCTTCTATTTCTAACGCACTTGTGGCCGCCTTCAAGCGAGCTCAAGCTCACCAGAGGAGAGGTTCAATAGAGAACCAGCAGCAGCCTCTTCTAGCTGTGAAGATAGATCTAGAACAGCTTATTATCTCTATCTTGGATGATCCCAGTGTGAGTAGGGTCATGAGGGAAGCTGGCTTTTCAAGTACTCAAGTTAAAATCAATGTGGAACAAGCTGTTTCTCTAGAGCTTtcttctcaaaataatccttctcCTAACATTAATAGTAAGCCCAAAGAGAACAACAACAATGTTTTCCTTTCAAACGCAAGCAACAAAGTAATTGCTCCTTCTTTTCCTGTTAAAGATGAGGATGTGATGAGTGTAGTGGAAAATTTAATAAACAAAAGAAGGAAAGCTATTGTGATAGTTGGTGAATGTCTTGGTAGTTTAGAAGGGGTGATTAAAGGAGTGATGGAAAAAGTTGACAAGGAAATTAAGCTCATAAGTGTTCCTCTTTCAACTTTTGCTAATATCCAAAGAGAAGAAGTTGAGCAAAGAATAGGAGAGTTGACCTGCCTTGTGAAAAGTCTAGTGAACAAAGGAGTTGTTTTGTACTTGGGAGATCTCCAGTGGATTACTGATTATAGGGCAAATAACAATAACTCAAGTGGACAAGGGAATAATTTTAGCTACTGTTTTTCTGTCGAACACATGATCATGGAACTTGGGAAATTGGTGTGCAATATTGGAGAAAATGGTAAGCTTTGGCTTGTGGGAAtttcaacttttcaaacttaCATCAGATGCAGAACTGGCCATAATTCATTGGAATCTATTTGGGGCCTGCATCCTATTACAATTCCTGCTGGCAGTTTGGGCTTGAGTCTCAACTCTGACAG TGATACACAACTTGAAGTTAGAAGCAAGACATGTGAAAATGGATCTTCTGGGATGATTATTGATAGTGAAAATCAGGAGAAGCAATTATTGACTTGTTGTGCTGATTGCTCAGCCAAGTATGAAGCAGAAGTTCTAAACTTACAAAACAGTGCTTCAAACATCGATTCAACATTGTCAAGTCTGCCTTCATGGCTTAAAGATGAGAGGCAAAGACTTAATAATAGTCATCATGATCAG AGCTGTGTATCAATGAAAGAGCTTTGCAAGAAGTGGAATACAATATGCAACTCATCTCATAAAAAAACCAAGACTTTTGAAAGAAGTTTAACCTTTCCTTCAACATCACCTTCCTCATCTATGATCACTAGTTTTTCCTTGGACCAACAATATACCAATTTGCACCACAGCCATCATTTGCCATTTCTTGATCCAAAACAGACATGTAGGGAGAAAGGATCTACGCGTCTGAGAATATACATTCCTGAGTCCCCTGACCCCAGAAATGTATGTTCTTCAAATCCAAACTCTACAcctaattcttcttcctcaagtgATATCATGGAGATGGAGTACAGTCCAAAGTTTAAGGAGTTCAATTCAGAAAACTTGAATATTCTTTCCAATGCATTGGATGAGAAAGTACCTTGGCAAAAAGATATCATCCGAGAAATTTCTGGAACAATATTGCGATGTAGGTCTGGaatgataaaaagaaaagagaaatgtTCAAGAAATTATGAAGCCAAAGAAGAAACTTGGTTATTTTTTCAAGGTCATGATGTTCAAGCCAAGGAGGAAATTGCAAGAGAATTGGCTAAGGTTGTGTTTGGTTCTTATTCGAAATTCATATCGTTAGATTTAAGCATTTTCTCTTCCACAAAAACGGATTCAACTAATAAGGAATATTTTAGGAACAAAAGATCAAGAGATGAACAAAGTAGCAGCTACATTGAGAGATTTGCACAAGCGGTGTCTTCAAATCCTCATAGAGTTTTCTTGGTGGAGGATGTGGAACAAGTGGACTATTGTTCTcaaaggagaatgaagaaggctATTGAAAGAGGAAAAATTACAAATTCAAATGGTGAAGAAGTGAGCCTTAGTGATGCCATAATCATTTTAAGCTGTGAGAGCTTTAGTAGTAGGTCAAGAGGTGTTTCTCCTGTTAAACCAAAATCAACAGATGGATCAGACAATGAGGAAGCAATGGAGGAAAGTGGAAGTAGTCCTTGTATTTCTTTGGATTTAAACATCTCCATTGATGATCATCAAAGTGTTGAACAGTCCATTGATGATGTTAGCCTTCTTGAAAGTGTTGATAGATGCGTTATCTTTAGAATTCAAGAACTTTAG